One region of Vidua chalybeata isolate OUT-0048 chromosome 26, bVidCha1 merged haplotype, whole genome shotgun sequence genomic DNA includes:
- the PTGES3L gene encoding putative protein PTGES3L isoform X3, giving the protein MARQPAKTLWYDRPRYVYLEFCVEDSRDVKVVIEDHRLVFSCKNADGVEFYNEIDLYARVNSKDSREKRSDRSITCFMRKWKEKVAWPRITKENIKPAWLSVDFDNWRDWEGDEEVERAMVEQYAEMLEKVTDKGPPPAMDDLDFTTRVVSCRAAELRPEGGGEPVRGFQVVLEDTILFPEGGGQPDDRGLIGDVPVLRVTRRGAEAVHFVPAALEPGTEVQLSLDWERRFDHMQQHSGQHLISAIAEQMFGFKTTSWELGRQRSVIELDTPLVTAEQVEALEKSVNEKIRDRVPVTVRELAADDPEVETVRSRGLPDDHVGPVRVVDIKDIDSNLCCGTHVSNLSDLQVIKLLGVEKGKKNKTNLVFLVGNRVLKSIEQSHSTEKALTSLLKNGPGEHVEAVKRLQSSVKLLQKNNLNLLRDIAVLIARDFKSKPAPKQLFVLHRKEGDSEFMNIIANEIGTEETLLFLTVGDEKEAGLFLLAGPVETVENLGPRVAELLGGKGAGKRGRFQGKAAKMSRRGEVQALLQEFISHQNPGA; this is encoded by the exons ATGGCGAG GCAACCCGCAAAGACACTGTGGTACGACCGGCCGCGGTACGTGTACCTGGAGTTCTGTGTCGAGGACAGCAGGGACGTGAAGGTCGTCATCGAGGACCACCGGCTGGTGTTCAG TTGCAAAAATGCAGACGGTGTGGAGTTCTACAACGAGATCGACCTGTACGCCAGAGTCAACTCCAAG GACTCACGGGAGAAGCGCTCTGACCGCTCCATTACGTGCTTTATGAGGAAGTGGAAGGAGAAAGTGGCCTGGCCACGCATCACCAAGGAGAACATCAAG ccagcctggctctccGTGGACTTTGACAACTGGCGAGACTGGGAAGGGGACGAGGAGGTGGAGAGGGCCATGGTGGAACAGTACGCAGAG ATGCTGGAGAAGGTGACAGACAAAGGCCCCCCACCAGCCATGGATGACCTGGAT TTCACCACCAGGGTGGTGTCGTGCCGGGCGGCGGAGCTGCGGCCCGAGGGCGGCGGGGAGCCGGTGCGCGGGTTCCAGGTGGTGCTGGAGGACACAATCCTCTTCCCCGAGGGCGGCGGGCAG CCGGATGATCGCGGCCTCATCGGGGACGTGCCGGTGCTGCGCGTGACACGGCGGGGCGCCGAGGCCGTGCATTTCGTGCCGGCCGCGCTGGAACCGGGCACCGAAGTGCAGCTGTCGCTGGACTGGGAGCGCCGCTTCGACCACATGCAGCAGCATTCAG GACAGCATCTCATCAGTGCCATTGCAGAACAGATGTTTGGATTCAAGACGACTTCATG ggagctgggccGTCAGCGAAGTGTCATTGAGCTGGACACCCCCttggtcacagcagagcaggtCGAGGCCCTGGAGAAGAGCGTGAACGAGAAAATCCGGGACAGGGTCCCTGTAACAGTGAGGGAACTGGCTGCAGATGACCCTGAAGTTGAAACA gtGAGGAGCCGGGGGCTGCCCGATGACCACGTAGGGCCAGTGCGCGTGGTGGACATCAAAGACATCGACTCCAACCTGTGCTGTGGGACTCACGTCTCCAACCTGAGTGACCTCCAg gttATTAAACTCCTTGGcgtggaaaaagggaaaaagaacaaaaccaactTGGTCTTCTTGGTGGGAAACAGAGTGCTGAAGTCAATTGAACAAAGTCACAGTACTGAGAAGGCTctaacctccctgctcaa aaatggaCCAGGTGAGCACGTAGAGGCTGTGAAGagactgcagagctctgtgaaaCTGCTCCAGAAG aataacCTGAACCTGCTTAGAGACATTGCTGTTTTGATAGCCCGGGACTTCAAGAGCAAACCTGCTCCAAAGCAGCTGTTTGTATTGCACAG GAAAGAGGGCGATTCTGAATTTATGAACATCATCGCTAATGAGATTGGGACAGAG GAAACCCTGCTATTCCTGACCGTGGGAGATGAAAAAGAAGCAGGACTCTTCCTTCTAGCTGGACCTGTTGAAACAGTTGAAAATTTAGGTCCCAG
- the PTGES3L gene encoding putative protein PTGES3L isoform X2: MARQPAKTLWYDRPRYVYLEFCVEDSRDVKVVIEDHRLVFSCKNADGVEFYNEIDLYARVNSKDSREKRSDRSITCFMRKWKEKVAWPRITKENIKPAWLSVDFDNWRDWEGDEEVERAMVEQYAEMLEKVTDKGPPPAMDDLDDD, translated from the exons ATGGCGAG GCAACCCGCAAAGACACTGTGGTACGACCGGCCGCGGTACGTGTACCTGGAGTTCTGTGTCGAGGACAGCAGGGACGTGAAGGTCGTCATCGAGGACCACCGGCTGGTGTTCAG TTGCAAAAATGCAGACGGTGTGGAGTTCTACAACGAGATCGACCTGTACGCCAGAGTCAACTCCAAG GACTCACGGGAGAAGCGCTCTGACCGCTCCATTACGTGCTTTATGAGGAAGTGGAAGGAGAAAGTGGCCTGGCCACGCATCACCAAGGAGAACATCAAG ccagcctggctctccGTGGACTTTGACAACTGGCGAGACTGGGAAGGGGACGAGGAGGTGGAGAGGGCCATGGTGGAACAGTACGCAGAG ATGCTGGAGAAGGTGACAGACAAAGGCCCCCCACCAGCCATGGATGACCTGGAT GATGACTGA
- the RUNDC1 gene encoding RUN domain-containing protein 1 gives MEGESGSLGPGERWAPVGAVSAEEDEDEEDEEAAATGGESPESVPRLRAERRRLHGALLALASHFAQVQFRLRQVARAGPAEQQRLLRDLEDFAFRGCPAPLPHGLGAAPGEREKQEQIEVQKEKQRELILQLKTQLDDLETFAYQEGSYDSLPQSVVMERQRMIINELIKKLDMDLSEDFATLSPEELRQRVDAAIAQIVNPARVKEQLVEQLKTQIRDLEMFINFIQDEVGSSGKAEDGHCDCGGSYKPSTRPSGNRVNPEDARRMQETGLQLMRRVLAVLQIFAVSQFGCATGQIPRTLWQKDQDNQDFSPLIEKLELSVERVRQLALKHQQAEHVICSSELQDVPLGGRDELTLAVRRELTVALRDLLAHGLYASSPGMSLVLAPIACLIPAFTPSPRTMHPWELFVKYYNAKNGQAFVESPARKLSQSFALPVTGAVVATPKQSLLAAIHTVLTEHGPFKRSADSELKALVCMALNEQRLVSWLNLICKSGALVQSHYQPWSYMANTGFESALTLLSRLSNLKFNLPVDLAVRQLKNIKDAF, from the exons ATGGAGGGAGAGAGCGGCTCGCTAGGCCCCGGCGAGCGCTGGGCGCCGGTGGGCGCCGTGTCGGCGGAAGAGGACGAGGACGAGGAGGACGAAGAGGCGGCGGCCACAGGGGGAGAGTCGCCGGAGTCGGTGCCGCGGCTGCGGGCCGAGCGGCGCCGGCTGCACGGGGCGCTGCTGGCGCTCGCCTCGCACTTCGCTCAGGTGCAGTTCCGGCTGCGGCAGGTGGCCCGGGCCGGCCCGGCCGAGCAGCAGCGCCTGCTCCGCGACCTCGAGGACTTCGCCTTCCGCGGCTGCCCCGCGCCGCTGCCCCACGGCCTCGGCGCCGCTCCG GGTGAGCGAGAGAAGCAGGAGCAAATTGAGGTccagaaggagaagcagagagagctgATCCTGCAGCTCAAGACACAGCTGGATGACCTAGAGACCTTTGCTTACCAAGAGGGCAGCTATGATTCTCTGCCACAGTCTGTGGTTATGGAAAGACAACGG ATGATTATAAATGAGTTGATAAAGAAGCTGGACATGGACTTGAGCGAAGATTTTGCAACGCTCTCTCCAGAGGAACTGCGGCAGCGGGTGGATGCTGCCATAGCACAGATTGTGAATCCAGCCAGGGTGAAGGAGCAGCTGGTGGAACAACTGAAGACCCAGATAAGGGACCTCGAAATGTTCATCAACTTCATTCAGG ATGAAGTTGGAAGCTCTGGCAAGGCAGAAGATGGCCACTGTGACTGTGGAGGCTCCTACAAACCCAGCACCCGGCCTTCTGGGAACAGag TGAACCCAGAAGATGCCAGAAGGATGCAAGAAACGGGCCTGCAGCTCATGCGCCGTGTGCTGGCCGTGCTGCAGATCTTTGCTGTCAGCCAGTTTGGCTGCGCCACGGGTCAGATCCCTCGCACCCTCTGGCAGAAGGACCAAGACAACCAGGACTTCTCCCCCTTAATAGAGAAACTGGAGCTGTCGGTGGAGCGGGTGAGGCAGCTTGCCCTGAAACACCAGCAGGCAGAGCATGTTATCTgctcctctgagctgcaggACGTTCCCCTGGGAGGCAGAGACGAGCTGACTCTGGCTGTGCGCAGGGAGCTGACGGTTGCTCTGCGGGACCTGCTGGCCCACGGGCTCTACGCCTCTTCCCCAGGCATGAGCCTGGTGTTGGCCCCCATCGCATGCTTGATTCCCGCGTTCACGCCCTCGCCGCGGACCATGCACCCCTGGGAACTCTTTGTCAAGTATTACAATGCTAAGAACGGACAAGCCTTCGTGGAATCCCCAGCTCGCAAGCTGTCCCAGTCCTTCGCCTTGCCCGTGACAGGAGCAGTGGTGGCTACCCCCAAGCAGAGCCTGCTGGCAGCCATCCACACGGTGCTCACGGAGCACGGCCCCTTCAAGCGCAGCGCGGACTCGGAGCTGAAGGCGCTGGTGTGCATGGCGCTGAACGAGCAGCGCCTGGTCTCGTGGCTCAACCTCATCTGCAAGTCTGGAGCTCTGGTTCAGTCTCACTACCAGCCCTGGAGCTACATGGCCAACACCGGCTTCGAAAGCGCGCTCACCCTCCTCAGCCGCCTGAGCAACTTGAAGTTCAACCTCCCGGTGGACCTGGCTGTTCGGCAGCTGAAAAACATCAAAGATGCGTTTTGA
- the RPL27 gene encoding 60S ribosomal protein L27, whose product MGKFMKPGKVVLVLAGRYSGRKAVIVKNIDDGTSDRPYSHALVAGIDRYPRKVTAAMGKKKIAKRSKIKSFVKVYNYNHLMPTRYSVDIPLDKTVVNKDVFRDPALKRKARREAKVKFEERYKTGKNKWFFQKLRF is encoded by the exons ATGGGGAAGTTCATGAAGCCGGGGAaggtggtgctggtgctggccGGCCGCTATTCGGGGCGCAAGGCCGTCATCGTGAAG AACATCGACGATGGCACCTCGGACCGGCCGTACAGCCATGCCTTGGTGGCCGGCATCGACCGCTACCCGCGTAAGGTGactgctgccatgggcaagaAAAAGATCGCTAAAAGGTCCAAGATCAAGTCCTTTGTGAAGGTTTACAACTACAACCACCTGATGCCCACCCG GTATTCTGTGGATATTCCCCTGGACAAAACAGTGGTCAATAAGGACGTGTTCAGGGATCCCGCTCTGAAACGCAAAGCAAGACGTGAAGCCAAGGTGAAATTTGAGGAGAG GTACAAAACTGGCAAGAATAAGTGGTTCTTCCAGAAGCTGCGATTCTAA
- the IFI35 gene encoding interferon-induced 35 kDa protein — MLAAARPGSRGWVEFVSIFSSWSFRKSLFPCLVAGPLLAGQVGAHGRRVRRGGDGGREGDEVGIGRGWAGPAFHRRRGCARRGRGGASSRERKRKARADAGYPVARSRRPGQDGAPRGTGAPGRAAASAAGMDSEEESFVRLQDVGSESPEQLRQEIERCKELYSVLEQERAKLQMAKEAAQQRTQELKKEGELHKFFEQQLSLNGDEERAHQIFAIKEENNRLRQEKEVLKNKLEELKKRALWNDPVMVLSALPEKKMIFKGLTANKEDMNKLMLTPLIHYPLPGGSALITFEEAEVAQRIMEMREHTVELSCGELEELDQCRVRVQAVPVDILLPSTLEIRLTQSSRSILVSDLPSLDISKEALLDKLELFFSKTKNGGSEVESREFLQDSHQVVLTFTQDGVAEPLIERGHIQVPIGKGKYTIKISPCMSGDISNLQLQPSRCPRTVLLLGIPDVLSEESMRDALEIHFQKASRGGGEVDALAYVPAGRTGVAVFVESTG, encoded by the exons ATGCTGGCTGCTGCCCGCCcggggagcaggggctgggtcGAGTTTGTTTCTATATTTAGTAGCTGGTCCTTTCGGAAGAGCTTATTTCCGTGTTTAGTAGCTGGTCCGTTGCTGGCAGGCCAGGTGGGTGCTCACGGAAGGCGAGTTAGGCGGGGCGGAGATGGGGGAAGAGAGGGTGATGAGGTAGGTATCGGACGGGGCTGGGCGGGCCCGGCCTTCCACCGCCGGCGGGGCTGCGCTCggaggggccggggcggggcgagTTCGCGAGAACGAAAGCGAAAGGCGAGAGCGGACGCGGGGTACCCGGTAGCACGGTCCCGGCGGCCAGGGCAGGACGGGGCTCCCCGCGGGACCGGGGCTCCGGGCCGTGCTGCCGCCAGCGCCGCGGGGATGGATTCGGAGGAG GAGTCCTTCGTCCGGTTGCAGGACGTCGGCTCGGAGAGCCCCGAGCAGCTCCGGCAGGAGATCGAGCGGTGCAAG GAGCTTTACAGTGTTCTGGAGCAAGAGCGTGCAAAGCTACAAATGGCCAAGGAAGCTGCACAGCAAAGGACACAAGAGctaaagaaagaaggagaactTCATAAATTTTTTGAGCAACAACTGTCTTTAAATGGAGATGAAGAAAGAGCTCACCAG ATTTTTGCAATAAAGGAGGAGAACAACAGACtgaggcaggagaaggaggttctgaaaaataaactggAAGAATTGAAGAAGAGGGCCCTCTGGAATGATCCTGTGATG GTGCTGTCTGCCTTGCCGGAAAAgaaaatgatctttaaaggACTCACAGCAAACAAGGAGGACATGAACAAGCTGATGCTCACCCCCTTGATCCACTACCCTCTGCCAGGGGGCTCAGCTCTCATCACCTTTGAGGAGGCAGAGG tggCCCAGAGGATCATGGAGATGAGGGAGCACACggtggagctgagctgtggggagctggaggagctcgACCAGTGCAGAGTACGAGTGCAGGCAGTGCCAGTGGACATCCTGCTGCCATCTACCCTGGAG ATCAGGCTgactcagagcagcaggagcatccTTGTGTCTGACTTGCCCAGCCTGGACATCTCCAAGGAGGCACTGCTGGACAAGCTGGAGCTCTTCTTCAGCAAGACAAAGAATGGGGGCAGCGAGGTGGAGAGCAGGGAGTTCCTGCAGGACTCTCACCAGGTGGTGCTGACCTTCACACAGGATGGAG TGGCAGAGCCGCTAATTGAAAGAGGACATATCCAGGTGCCCATCGGGAAAGGGAAATACACAATCAAAATATCACCATGCATGAGTGGAGACATCTCTAACCTGCAG ctgcagccttcCCGCTGCCCCAGGACCGTCCTGCTCCTGGGCATCCCGGATGTGCTGAGCGAGGAGTCCATGAGAGACGCCCTGGAGATCCACTTCCAGAAGGCCAGCCGCGGCGGCGGGGAGGTGGATGCCCTCGCCTACGTCCCAGCGgggcggacaggggtggccGTGTTCGTGGAGAGCACGGGCTAG